A genomic stretch from Pseudomonas mendocina includes:
- the rseP gene encoding sigma E protease regulator RseP, producing MSALYMIVGTLIALGVLVTIHEFGHFWVARRCGVKVLRFSVGFGSPLYRWHDRHGTEFVLAAIPLGGYVKMLDEREGDVPAELLGQAFNRKTVQQRIAIVAAGPLANFILAIVFFWAIAMIGTQQVRSVIGEVEPASLAERAGLESGQEIVAVDGEQTLGWSAVNIQLINRLGESGNLAISVTDPGSTTVITRQLVLDNWQRGVDEPDPIGALGIRPWRPTIEPVVAELDPAGPASAAGIQVGDRLLALDGKEVADWQELVTQLQAMPGKRIALQVERDGQRIELPVSLSAKEAGEKRVGYLGAGVAGGQWPADMLHEVSYGPIAAVGEGLRNTWSMSVLTLNSIKKMLFGELSVKNLSGPITIAKVAGASAESGLSDFLKFLAYLSISLGVLNLLPIPVLDGGHLLFYLVEWVRGRPLSERVQGWGMQIGISLVVGVMLLAFINDLSRL from the coding sequence ATGAGTGCCCTGTACATGATTGTTGGTACCCTGATTGCACTCGGGGTGCTGGTTACCATTCACGAGTTCGGCCATTTCTGGGTGGCGCGCCGTTGTGGCGTCAAGGTTCTGCGTTTTTCAGTCGGCTTTGGCAGCCCACTCTATCGCTGGCACGATCGCCACGGTACTGAATTCGTGCTGGCCGCTATCCCGCTGGGTGGCTACGTCAAAATGCTCGATGAGCGTGAGGGGGATGTTCCGGCAGAGTTGCTGGGCCAGGCCTTCAATCGCAAAACTGTACAGCAGCGTATTGCAATTGTAGCCGCTGGGCCGTTGGCTAACTTTATCCTGGCAATCGTATTTTTCTGGGCAATTGCCATGATCGGCACGCAACAAGTGCGTTCCGTGATAGGTGAGGTTGAGCCTGCAAGTCTGGCGGAGCGTGCGGGTCTTGAGAGTGGTCAAGAAATCGTTGCGGTAGATGGTGAGCAGACGCTTGGCTGGTCAGCCGTAAATATCCAGCTGATTAACCGGTTAGGGGAAAGCGGTAATCTAGCGATTTCAGTAACTGATCCCGGATCAACGACAGTCATTACCCGTCAGCTTGTGCTGGATAACTGGCAGCGTGGCGTTGATGAGCCTGATCCAATCGGGGCGTTGGGTATTCGGCCATGGCGCCCGACCATTGAGCCCGTTGTTGCAGAGCTTGACCCAGCTGGCCCGGCAAGTGCTGCAGGTATACAGGTAGGGGATCGGCTGCTGGCCTTAGATGGTAAAGAAGTCGCTGATTGGCAGGAGCTTGTCACTCAATTGCAGGCAATGCCGGGTAAGCGTATTGCTTTACAAGTTGAACGTGATGGCCAGCGTATCGAGCTGCCTGTGAGTTTGTCTGCTAAAGAAGCAGGTGAGAAGCGAGTTGGCTACCTCGGTGCCGGGGTGGCTGGTGGACAGTGGCCCGCAGACATGCTTCATGAAGTCAGCTACGGACCTATAGCTGCAGTGGGGGAGGGGTTACGTAATACGTGGTCCATGTCAGTACTGACCCTGAACTCGATTAAAAAAATGCTGTTCGGTGAGCTCTCGGTAAAAAACTTGAGTGGGCCGATAACCATTGCTAAAGTGGCGGGCGCTTCAGCTGAATCAGGTTTGAGTGACTTCCTCAAGTTTCTCGCCTATTTGAGCATTAGCCTTGGGGTATTGAATCTGCTGCCAATCCCTGTTCTGGACGGCGGGCATTTGCTTTTTTATCTGGTCGAGTGGGTGCGGGGTCGACCACTGTCTGAGCGGGTTCAGGGCTGGGGGATGCAGATTGGTATCAGTTTGGTTGTTGGGGTAATGCTGCTGGCTTTTATTAATGATTTGAGCCGGTTATAA